The nucleotide window GAGTAGATTTGGCCAGCTTTCAACATTTGAGTGGGACGAGACCTTGTTATCCATCGAGAACATAATTGACTCTTTGGGTGATTTAGGTGGTTTCACGCCATGGCTAATTCGGCAAGCGACGATGTGTTCGAAGATAAAATCAGGCTGTACTTGAGGTCTCTTTGGCAGATTTGCACAGCAGCCAGGTCAATGGAGAAGGGTTGATTTGCGCGGCCATGCGATCTTTCTTGGCCAACATGGCTCCTAGTCCTGGCTCCCTGCCCGCTGGAGAATGCAGTCGATACCAAGAGGATTGCATCTACTTCATGTGGACTATCCCTGCTCGAACTCTTCTGCTTCTTGACTCCGGCACGTACAACATCAGGAATGAGATGATCACGCCATTGATGTCAGGGACAGCAGCAGCACGGCTACAACATGTTGGGCGGTGGTGTTCGACAAGGGTTTTCCCTTGGGTAGCTATGTGATCAACCTAGCAGGATTAATTCTGTTTTCTTGGAAGCTGGAACATATGTACTCCCAACTTTCTGTGCTACAACTTCGGGATCAACCAGTTAGCCTAGATCTGCTTATCTTTctttttagaaaaacagggagcacTCCCCGGTTCCATTGAATGAAACCACAGGCTTACACAGGCCAGGTCAGGTTTTTCCGCTCTCCCCGGGAAGGGGGAGAAACCAAATGACAGAAACTAATAAGTTCCAAAGCAACAAATGCAAAAACATCAACATTTTTCTGCTGCATGTTCCACGCAGGGAAGCGGTTCCTAACACGATCTGCATATCTTTATTCAGTGATCTTGATTCTTAGTTTCCTATATATGTATGATCTTGGGGTGCATCCGAATGTGCAAGTCTTTCATTGTAGCAAACTTGGTGTGTTGTCTGAGTGGCTTTTTAATTTCATTTTTTTCCTCACAAGGCAAAAATACTTGGGGGTCGCACTAGCCCCTGAATCCTGATCACCAAGGATTTGTATACCTCAAATACTTGGTTAGTGTATGGTTATGTATAAGGTATACCTCAAATACTTGGTTAGTGTATGATTGTGTGTATAAGGTATACCTCAAATCCTATGTATGTATGTAGTATGTATGTAGTCCCTTTGGCTTGCTTGTAGCATTTGTGAAACATAAAAAGGACACGAAGAGATTCTATTGACATCCCTAAAAAGAAGAGTATTGACAAATATAAGAAAACAAAAGGCAGACAATAGCCCCTGCACAGATAATGAGTTCTGATCTCAAAAGGAGATAACGATGTACACTGCGTAAAGGAGAACAAGTTCTGATCTCAAAAGATGGAAGAAATTTGTACGTAGTGTTAGCATACGGAATTACGGATACAGAAGCGATTTCTTGGCACCTCCCGCGGCTCCACCAGGCACCAGCGCATCAACCGGTGAATCAACCGTTGCTGGAGAAGACGCCGGTGAGGTGAAGCTGACGCTTGGATCTCCTACATACTATAGTACATAGCCTGGTCTCAACTGATGAAAGAAAAGCCACCGAAGAAAGCGGGATTGAACCAACCACGAGATCCGCAAGAAAAACAACTTCCTAAATTAGAACGGACTCGTCTTCAGATCGATCGCTCTGTTTAAAGAGGACGCATCCGCACTTACCACACGACGATGGCCGCGTCATCAAGCTCGTCTCTCCGGTGCCCATGGCCGGACCTCCAGCCGGAGCTGCTGGGCGTCGTGCTCTCGCGGCTGCCGTCGCACGCCGACCGCGTCCGCCTCGCCGCCGTCTGCCGCCCATGGCGCTCCAACGCGCGGCTGCTGCGCCCGCTTCCCCCGCTGCTCCCGTGGATCGCCCTCTGCGATGGCACCTTCCGCAGCCTCCCCGATGGCGCCGTCCACCGCCTGCCCGTCGCGGACGACGGCGTCTCCGTCCGAGCCTCCACCGGCAGCAGGCTCTTCCTCGTGCACGGCGACGGCAGGTGCTCCCTGATGAACCCTTCCCCCTCGGCGACGACCCCTGTCCCCGAGGCCGCCTTATGGTTCCAGGGAAAGCCCGTCGTCCGGAAGGTGGTGGCGTCCGATCACCTCATCACCGCTCTAGTGGAGTCAGAAAACTCCGGGACCGCAAAAGTCATCATCTCTACTCGTGGGCAGCCATGGGACATCACGAGGTGCTCCACGATGGAGTTGGCGGAGCCTGAAGGCGGCCTCGTCAGCGACATTGCCATCTTCAAAGGAAAGATCTACGCCCTCCTCACCACAAAAGTGGGGCGATATCGTCAGCATGAGCTTCGTGTCCTGGACGACGGCCACGAGCAGACAACCATCCACGGCACCCTAGTAGGGCAGGAGGCATGGTATGATCCTAACTTGACCGACTTCTACTTGCAGCGGAACTACCTTGTCGTCTCCGGCGATCGGCTGCTGATGGTCGAACAAAGGATCAGCGAGCGGTGGCCGAGAGACTGGGGACCTTTGAAGCTGACTCGACACTTCAAGGTATTGGAAGCAACGGACCTGAGCAGCAGCGGCTGTGCACGCTGGACCGAAGTCGATACATTGATGGGGCGCGCGCTCTTCGTCAGCCAAGGGTGCTCCGAGTCCCTCCCTGCCAGTGCCGGAGGTCAATCTAGCGGCACCGGAGTCGAAGAAGATTGCATCTACTTTCTAAAGGAGAAGAAAGGATCTAGTCAGCCTGGTTTGGCCTTTCTTAACTTAAAGCCGGGCAGGCCCTTCGTTTCAAAAATAAACGGGGGGAATTGTGAGAATGCCTTTCAAGACTCTGGGGTATACAACATGAGAGACCGGACAGTGACGCCATTGCTGTCGGAGACGGTAGTGGAGTCCACAGCCGGCGAAGGTCCATGGTCTCCAACTTGGCTTTTTCCAGAGCCTTGAGTTAAGCTAGTTACGCTGTATTATTAGTTACTAGGATTTTTCTTAGATGTTGCAGTATGTATTGGTTCCATCTCTTTTTACTTTCGCAATACCATTAGACACTTTTAAAGTTCTATAAAGCATATGCTCGAGACTGTGAAGTGTGAACAAATCATCTCCTGTGTGTGTGGGGTATAGGAATATCTGGAATTATCTGGAATTTAATTCAAAATAAGCACTACCGGAACAGGGCTCTAAGCCGACAGCCAAATGTATGCCGACGGCCACCGTCGGCCTAATCCGAGCTATGCCGACAGCTAGATCCTGGCCGTCGGCGTACAATGGCCGTCGGGCTATCCCCGTCTACGCCGACAGCAGCCGTCGGCACAACACAGCCGTCGGCTTATCCCGGACTACGCCTACAGCTGCCGTCGGCATATactggccgtcggcatagatgcgGGCCCGCCGACAACACTCATCACGGCCGGCTAACGACgtcaaatctatgccgacggccgtgacgggtggccgtcggcatagatacgGGTGACACGTCACCGATCCAGAGCGCACCGACCaggacctatgccgacggcagccgtcggcatagatgacACGTCATCGATCCGGGGCGCTGTCCATCTGCCCTGGCCGCAGCTACCGTCGgcatagtttttttttctttttttctttttttccagTATGTGTTAATAAGCATACATATAGATTGTGTTAATAAGCATACATATAGTATGTGTTAATAAGCATATAGTAAGCATACatatagtttttttttctttttcttcactgttttctttattattattatttaacTAACTTACATATAGTATGTGTTAATAAGCATACATACATTATTTTTCGGTTCTGTACAGAGCGGTGTGACCCCCCTCACGAACGATGCCGCCGCCAGCCGGCAACTGGAATGGGGAACAGCCGCATCGGGTCTATACGAAGGGGACTTTGCTCCAAGTGTTCATATATATCGGATGACCTACCACAACCGGATGGTGTTATgccatgtccgaagaggcggcacgcatctccggggtgtggccccgtcacggacggcgctgccgccggcacctggaggaggggaacggacgcgtcgggtctacatgGAGTGGATGTatctgtgggtctggcccggatgttgctcccggGTGTCTCTATGGGcagacctgacacaaccgggtggagaggtccactggtcaaagcccgtccgtgcaaagtcaaagggctagatctcgtggtcaaccgctccagggttaggcgggacgggggccctggggggtagcaatgccaccggagcatcgtACCGCACCTCATACATgtggggtggtgttgtggcatgtccgaagaggccgcacgcgtctccggtgcgtggccccctcacggacggcgccgccgccggcacctggaggggggaaactaccgcatcgggtctacacggagtggatttagctgtgggtttggcccagatgttgctccccggtgtccctctgggctgacccgacacaaccgggtggagaggtccactggtcaaagcccgtccgtgcaaagtcaaagggctagatcccgtggtcaaacgctacagggttaggcgggacgggggccctggggggtagcaatgccaccggagcgtgtccggggtgtgccccccctcacggacggcgccgccgccggcacctggaggggggaaacgggtgcgtcgggtctacatggaggggatcttgctgtgggtctggcccggttgttgctccaaagtgttcctatgggctgacctaacacaaccgggtgggaaggtccgctggtcaaagcccgtccgtgcaaagtcaaagggctagatcccgtggtcaaacgctacagggttaggcgggaggGGGGCCTGGGGGTAGCAATTCCACCGAAGCATCGCActgggccctcatacatgcggggtggtgtggtgaaatgtccgaagaggcggcacgcgtctccggggcgtggcccccctcacggacggcgccgccgccggcacctggaggggggaaacggacgcgtagggtctacacggaggggatcttgttgtgggtctggcccggatgttgctcccggGTGTCTCTATGGGcagacctgacacaaccgggtggagaggtccactggtcaaagcccgtccgtgcaaagtcaaagggctagatcccgtggtcaaacgctacagggttagccgggacgggggccctggggggtagcaatgccaccggagcgtgtccggggtgtgccccccctcacggacggcgccgccgccggcacctggaggggggaaacgggcGCGTCGTGTCTACatggaggggatcttgctgtgggtctggcccggttgttgctccaaagtgttcctatgggctgacctaacacaaccggacggggaggtccgctggtcaaagcccgtccgtgcaaagtcaaagggctagatcccgtggtcaaacgctacagggttggGCGGGAGGGGggcctggggggtagcaatgccaccggagcatcgcaccggtccctcatacatgcggggtggtgtggtggcatgtccgaagaggcggcacgcgtctccggggcatgccctcccctcacggacggcgatgacacggtagtagacggaTCAGGCACTCGCATAGTTACCGGATCAGGTACTCGGTAACGGTACCCCTCAGTCAGTTGCTCTCCTATGTATCACCTTTCATGAGACCATATAAAATATTTATATCATAAAGAAATGTTGTCCCCCTCAATTTATTTCGAAATATATTAACACAATGTACATTTTTTGTTAGTACAATTTAGCAAATAATTATGTCATAAAGAAATGTTGCTGACCATAGAAAAAATCTGGTTCAGAAAAAAATATACGTGATATTTTAGAAAATTGTTGTACAATATAAAAAAAGGATCATGTAATTAAAAATAATGTTTCAAATCATTAAAGAAAATGTATGGTACATTTTAAATAATGTTCATGCATGTAAAAAATATGTATACCATGTATCATTTTTAATATAATTATATACCATGTATcattcaaaaaaattcaagaaCGTATATTTAAAAAAAAGGAATATACCTATGCCTACGGCTTAGCCGTCGGCATACATGCCACGTGGCATGATTAATATATGCcgacggctaagccgtcggcataggtcgACTTATCCATACCCGGGCGCTCCCCGTCCAGTCGTTTCCCGaccccgatccgccgccgccgcattcggccccgccgcctgccgccgcccaCTCCACCCCTGCCTCCCCCATCGCCGTCTCCACCCGCCGTCGCCCCTGCCATCCCCGCCGCCGTCTCCACCTGCCGTCTCCCCGCCGTCCCCACCGTCTCCACCCCTGCCTCCCCCGTCGTCGTCTCCACCCGCCGTCGCCCCGGCCTCCCCCGACCGCGCTGCGCCGCCCCGGCCTCCCCCGACCGCGCTGCGCCGCCCCGGCCTCCCCCGACCCCAACACCGCCCCGGCCTCCCCCTGACCGCGCGCCGGCCGCGGCTCCTGCCGGCCCGCACGCCCGGCCCTCCGTCCCCGGCCGCCCCTGCCCTCCCGGCCCGTCCCCGGCCGCCCCGCCTCGGCCCTCCACCGCCGCCCCCTGCTCGCCGCTGCCCCGGCCGCCCCTGCCTCACCGTCCCCTGCCGCCCCTGCCTCACCGGCCGCGGCCGCCCCGGTGagctttttttttcatttttttgcatttttttacTGCTTGTTATGTGATAGATGCATGTTGTATGGATGAATGGATGGATTAATGTATACTGCTTGTTATAGCTTTGGTCAATTTAGTGATGTTGTcaaatgttttcaaatttgaagaaCGAAATTGGTATTTTTGAGATGTTGTCAAATAGCTATAGTTTCATTTTGTGATGTTGACAAAATTGGTATCTGATGAGTAGTTATTTTATCAtgatgatcttgctaaaaaaTTGAAGAACAAAATTTGACCCTTGATGAAAATTAGGATTTGAAGTATCATGATGATCTAAAATTAGGATTTGAAGTATCATGAAAATTAGGATTTGAAGTATCAAGATGTCATTAgcaatatgattttttttcatagtttgaagtgtcaatgctttatgtgatgtggTGCCGTCAAATTTTTTGACTCGGTAAAATTTACAGGCTTTGTGGTATTCATCTCCCTGGAGCCTTCGTCGTCTGGGTTTGGTCCGTGATCCTGCCGCTGctcgactacttcctctacagcGGAGGGTGAGCTACGAATCCACCTTCACCTCCTAGCCTCTTTTAACTAGATTAAATTTTCACATCAAGTCGCGTAACCTAGGTCTCCCGTCCGAAAGGGTTGCATCAATAAATGtgcattcaattgcatatttatcaccgcagctctttcggattgtccagcgctttccacggacagcccgaggatgtgtagattgggtacgttgttcatgctctaccccgttccgagacaggatttcggcggcgcctccctgttgttctccggatgcacattctctcggcattttgccgagacgtgtatttggagaacagcggggaggt belongs to Triticum urartu cultivar G1812 chromosome 7, Tu2.1, whole genome shotgun sequence and includes:
- the LOC125518561 gene encoding uncharacterized protein LOC125518561, encoding MAASSSSSLRCPWPDLQPELLGVVLSRLPSHADRVRLAAVCRPWRSNARLLRPLPPLLPWIALCDGTFRSLPDGAVHRLPVADDGVSVRASTGSRLFLVHGDGRCSLMNPSPSATTPLAEPEGGLVSDIAIFKGKIYALLTTKVGRYRQHELRVLDDGHEQTTIHGTLVGQEAWYDPNLTDFYLQRNYLVVSGDRLLMVEQRISERWPRDWGPLKLTRHFKVLEATDLSSSGCARWTEVDTLMGRALFVSQGCSESLPASAGGQSSGTGVEEDCIYFLKEKKGSSQPGLAFLNLKPGRPFVSKINGGNCENAFQDSGVYNMRDRTVTPLLSETVVESTAGEGPWSPTWLFPEP